The Sylvia atricapilla isolate bSylAtr1 chromosome 3, bSylAtr1.pri, whole genome shotgun sequence genome has a window encoding:
- the SMYD2 gene encoding LOW QUALITY PROTEIN: N-lysine methyltransferase SMYD2 (The sequence of the model RefSeq protein was modified relative to this genomic sequence to represent the inferred CDS: deleted 1 base in 1 codon), whose amino-acid sequence MRSETAPQLGGLERFASAGKGRGLRARRRFAVGELLLSCPAYVAVLTVSERGSHCDGCFARKEGLSKCGRCKQAFYCNVECQKEDWPMHKLECASMCTFGQNWQPSETVRLTARILAKQKTHPERTQSEKLLAVKEFESHLDKLDNEKRELIQNDIAALHHFYSKHLDYPDNAALVVLFAQVNCNGFTIEDEELSHLGSAIFPDVALMNHSCCPNVIVTYKGTLAEVRAVREIEPGEEIFSSYIDLLYPTEDRNDRLRDSYFFSCDCRECTTKEKDKEKLEICKLNDPPSAETVKDMIKYARNVIEEFRRAKHYKSPSELLEICELSLDKMGAVFEESNVYMLHMMYQAMGVCLYVQDWEGALCYGQKIIRPYSKHYPSYSLNVASMWLKLGRLYMALKNRTAGVKALKRAIAIMEVAHGKDHPYISEIKKELEDH is encoded by the exons ATGCGCTCGGAGACGGCGCCGCAGCTGGGCGGCCTGGAGAGGTTCGCCAGCGCCGGCaagggccgggggctgcgggcgcGGCGGCGCTTCGCCgtgggggagctgctgctcagctgcccGGCCTACGTCGCCGTGCTGACCGTGAGCGAGCGCGGCAGCCACTGCGACGGCTGCTTCGCCAG gaaagaagGATTGTCCAAGTGTGGAAGATGCAAACAGGCCTTTTACTGCAATGTGGAATGTCAG AAGGAAGACTGGCCAATGCACAAGCTGGAATGTGCATCCATGTGCACTTTTGGGCAGAACTGGCAACCCTCGGAG ACTGTGAGGCTAACAGCAAGGATCCTTGCCAAACAG AAAACTCACCCCGAAAGAACACAGTCAGAGAAGCTGCTTGCTGTGAAAGAGTTTGAATCAC ACCTTGACAAACTAGACAATGAAAAGAGAGAGCTGATTCAGAACGACATTGCTGCTCTTCATCACTTTTACTCAAAGCACTTGGACTACCCTGACAATGCTGCCCTTGTAGTTCTCTTTGCACAA gTTAACTGTAATGGCTTCACAATTGAAGATGAAGAACTCTCTCATTTGGGATCAGCCATATTTCCTGA TGTTGCATTGATGAACCATAGCTGTTGCCCAAACGTGATTGTGACTTACAAGGGAACCTTGGCTGAAGTCAGAGCTGTTAGAGAGATTGAGCCTGGAGAGGAG ATTTTTAGCAGTTACATTGACCTGCTGTATCccacagaagacagaaatgacCGGTTAAGAGATTCTTATTTCTTTAGTTGTGATTGCAGGGAGTGCACTACGAAAGAAAAG GATAAAGAGAAACTGGAAATCTGCAAGCTGAATGATCCTCCGTCAGCAGAGACAGTAAAGGACATGATCAAATATGCCAGGAATGTGATTGAGGAATTCAGGCGAGCCAAACACTACAAAT CCCCTAGTGAATTACTGGAGATCTGTGAACTCAGCCTGGACAAGATGGGTGCAGTGTTTGAAGAGAGTAATGTTTATATGTTACATATGATGTACCAGGCCATGGGTGTCTGTCTCTATGTGCAGGACTGGGAAGGTGCGCTGTGTTATGGGCAAAAAATTATCAGACCCTACAG taAACATTATCCATCCTACTCACTGAATGTTGCCTCCATGTGGCTGAAATTAGGGAGACTGTACATGGCACTGAAGAACAGGACGGCTGGAGTTAAGGCCCTGAAGAGG gCAATTGCTATCATGGAAGTAGCACATGGGAAAGATCATCCATACATTTCAGAGATCAAAAAGGAATTAGAGGACCACTGA